The region TATTTCCTCATCGCTTAGAGGAACCGGATTTCCTCCCGAACCTACGAACCCTGTTACGCCTGGAGTGTTTCTTACAACGAAATAAGACTGCTCATCTAAAATCATCTCTATAAGGACGTATCCTGGAAAAACCTTTCTCTTTGTTATCTTCTTCTTGCCTCCCTTTATACTAACCCTCTGCTCTACAGGAACGAGAACCCTGAATATCTTATCCTCCATTCCCATAGTCTCGATACGCTGTTCTAAGTTCACCTTAACCTTATTCTCGTATCCTACATATGTATGAACCGCATACCACTTTTTCTCACTCTTTCCCTCAACGCTCAAAGCATACTCACCTCA is a window of Synergistota bacterium DNA encoding:
- the nusG gene encoding transcription termination/antitermination protein NusG, coding for MSVEGKSEKKWYAVHTYVGYENKVKVNLEQRIETMGMEDKIFRVLVPVEQRVSIKGGKKKITKRKVFPGYVLIEMILDEQSYFVVRNTPGVTGFVGSGGNPVPLSDEEIKSILQQIGLEEKRQIKIDLEIGETVRITDGPFEGFVGVVKEISSERGKVKVLLNVFGRETPVELDFMQLEKM